The following coding sequences lie in one Arachis ipaensis cultivar K30076 chromosome B03, Araip1.1, whole genome shotgun sequence genomic window:
- the LOC107632988 gene encoding uncharacterized protein LOC107632988: MAFQSSRASRFRSDAKELLCGHGERLILRTSSTKDNPGRRFWGCVYYEVQDGCDFFRWADPEPGGVQQEVEFVRNRRKITKLKARLKELETKLWVVAALCFAGWVGFLFLFLQNRYNLKHPNGMHLGYR; this comes from the exons ATGGCTTTCCAGAGCTCAAGAGCCTCACGTTTTCGTTCAGATGCAAAGGAGTTACTCTGTGGCCATGGTGAGAGGTTGATTTTGCGAACATCATCGACGAAGGATAACCCTGGACGAAGATTTTGGGGTTGTGTATACTATGAG GTTCAGGATGGGTGTGATTTCTTTAGATGGGCAGATCCGGAACCTGGAGGTGTTCAGCAAGAGGTTGAATTTGTAAGAAATAGGAGGAAGATAACGAAATTAAAGGCAAGATTGAAGGAGTTGGAGACCAAGCTTTGGGTTGTGGCTGCTCTATGTTTTGCTGGGTGGGTGGGCTTTTTGTTCTTATTCCTGCAGAATCGTTACAACTTGAAGCACCCGAATGGAATGCATTTAGGTTATAGATGA